The Pocillopora verrucosa isolate sample1 chromosome 9, ASM3666991v2, whole genome shotgun sequence genome includes the window GTGAAGAGAGGCATACTGTTTAAAGTTTAAAAGCGTAGAGTGCATTTAGCTAGCAAGCACTAACACTTTGTCACCAATTAATACTTCAGAATATTCTGGACAGTCTTAAACGTGTTACAAAAGACCGTACCTCTATCTTCATTGCTCATCGACTGTCCACAGTGGTGGACGCAGACGAAATTCTTGTTTTGGAAGAGGGCCGTGTGCGTGAGAGAGGTTCTCATTATTCACTCATCACAGACTCAAACAGTTTATACGCTCATTTGTGGCACAAGCAGCACGAGGCACATAGAGTCGACATTCACAGAACTCAGGTCGATGATACGTCAGCTGCTGGGATGTAATGTGCTAGGAAACTGGAACTAACGTGGAAGCGTGGCGTTTGATGTTCaattttcattgtcattttGAGGCAATGAAGAGTGTTTTAGAAATGAGTGGGCAACTAGCAATCTCTTAGTAAACACGCTAAGCAATTTTAAACGCATTTTGTAGAAAGACTGTCTCTCAATTGGTAATGATTTTATTAACGTAACTTATTTCAATGTTGGAAACCCGCTCAGATATGCTCTAGTTGCCATTACTGAAAGAGTAGGAAAAAAACGCGGGAAAGAATTTTACCAGCGGTAAACGCAGGACAAGGTGCCACTGGTAGAAAACGCGAGAAAATATGTCAGCGAACGGGTGGAAAACGTGGGAAAAACGTTTGTCCCGTATCACATGATGGAAAAGATAACCTAAGGTACTTGTGGAATTTGTGGGTAAAAATGTTGAACCAGGCATTTTACCGGGTAATGTCAGAGCTACAATCACCATTAACTTGTGCGGTCGATAAGCTTATGTGTTTAATTATATTTGTGAGAACCACACCATCATCTGTCCATGGCATTGAcagttaatttgttaaaaatttttctttttatacgCAATATGTTGTTCAAATACAGACATTTCATCATTGACAATTTCCGACGAATGATTAAGTCATTCTGGATTCAAAACCATCAGATATTGCTTCAATTACTAATATTCAGACGAAATATAATTATATAGGAAACAAGACATGGTTTCTTCGTCAAGACCCTGACATGAGCTAAGAAACCTGGCTGCTTCAATTAAGTTATTTTGCGAAGTGTTAACTTagatagattccatgttaccgtgTGTATGTTCAGAATTTTGACGTCAAAATTTTGACGTCAGCTCTGACGAATTACTTTACAGACCCACGGAAACGTAGCATCTCTGTTTTATATGATTATAAGCAAAACGTTGTGAAGAGTGACCTCATCTATGCGTCTTTCCATTGATAGATTATAAGGAAAAACCAATAAAATACGTGCATGATTACGCTTATCATAAATTATGTACATCGCTGTGCATTTTCATCGTGAAATTTATGTTAAGTGAAGTGATAGTTCCTTCACTGTAGATATTGCTCGCCCGCCGGCTTTTCCGCTGGGGCGGATCCAGGATTGTTCTCAGGAGGGGGTGCACCTCTAAAAAATGACGTAAATGACATGCgacgaaaacaaattttaaaacccGATGACGAAAAAGACTTACGACTATTCACTAAGAATACGCAGCAAACTTAACGGCAGATTCGGTATAGCTGTGAAGTTATACCGAATCTGCCGTTAAGTTTGCTGCGAAGTTATAACTGTGAAGTTATATTAGAAAGCTACTGATCATCTCGGAGaattggggggaggggggggggagtgcgCACCCTCTGCTCCTCACTCCCCTTGATCCGCTCCTGTTAcgtatggcaaacagtaatgAAGTTTAAACGTGTATTCaaatttagattttgttttgtgttcatTCTTCCTCCTTTTTCCTTCCATTTTAAGTATTGCTCTTAGAATTCAACTGACTCACGGTATGATAGGAATATTTCGGACCAAAATCTGAGGTTCCAAATATCGAAGAGCTTTCGTTCTCTTCTGATGAAGGTGGTTCGATCTGGCTGTCATCCGTGTTTTGAATATCGAGATCTACAGGACAGTACGATATGTTGCAGTATCTATGAATTGTTCTCTTCATATTCACTTGGAATTTCTTGGTAAACAGGCAGAACATAAGAAAGTTGGTGAGGCCCTGTGCACTTTCAAATACTCCCTGAAAAGATATCAGTAATTTGTAAACGTTTCTTCACTTACCACTGAACTGTAAACTAACGGGTGTATACGAAGCTCGATTTGTCGATTTGGTTTCACTTAAGACAGAAAATATCCTCTAGTAACTATCATGGAGGTAACTACATTCCTATTTTTCGGTCAGCGAGTAATTTCTGGCCTATTATGAATCATTTGTACCCCCACTATTATCCTGGCTCGTCACGCAATCCTAAAGATGGGAGCGTTGCGTGACCAGGCAGAGAGGAGGTAGATTGATTTCAGGTCAAGCAAGTAGCTCTGAGAATGACGAAGTTGAATTTTGAAGGACTTTAGAGCAAAAATTGGGTCTGTAAATTTCTTCAGATCCCCAGAAGGCGATGCGTCCGATCCCTCTCCCTATTCCTCTCACGGTTGTTTCACGCATACTCTTCTCCACTCCACTCGCGAGTATAACAAGAACAGACCGTTGGAACACTCACCTGGAAATAGATCAAGACTTCTTGAGCGTTCCTTACTGGTTTTGATTCATGCACAGATGAACTCGAGTAAATTGCGAAGCGCATCATTCCCCAGGATCGCAAACAGAGGAAAATAACAGGAACTAATGTCAGTTTTTTGTCGAATCTCTTTGCTGCCTCCAGAGATCTACGAGCAATAGGGTTTCTTTCGTTTATGTACACCTAAGAATAAACGTTATAAAAACATTAAGTTTTAATGTTCTACATTACTTCGGCCAGGGCTGGATTTGTTTATCAAGTTGAGACAATATTCTGTTATTGATGAAACTTGGCATTCTGATATAATAACTTTCTACGTATTGGCGCTCTCTAGAATGTTATATCACTGTGACAGTCCGGATTCATAGGAAGGCGTTACAGCATGCGCTGATATTGCGTTACGTCAGAGGAACACGTGCAATGTACGTGTACTAACAGTCGATCGCGTGATACACCAATGATCGAAAGTACTGCTTGGATGCGTGTCCAGTCATGAGCCGGAAAGCGACGATTGCAATAAATGTACGAAAGTACGTAGCAATTGTACAATAtgcagaaaataaaagaaaaagatcgCAGTGAGAGTACATTTTCTTTGAAGCTCATAacatctttgaaatttttttgtttcaatacCACGATTTTCAAGGGTCATGTGCTGCAAGAGAATTGACCATGTGGTAACGCTTAACATAACATGTGATACACAATCACTTAACTTCATCAGATGCAAAAAATATACACGTATTGCCCTATCCAGTAAGTTATTAAAGAAAGACGTCATTGACAGTCACCTACCTCTTGTCGAAGATGACATTTTAGCAGCccgtagaaaattaaaataagtatgAAGACCAATACTTCCCAGGCTTTTCCTGTGACAAGCATCCACATAATGTAATTATCCTCAACATTTTTGCCACTGTCCTGCACCTTGATCCAACACCAAGCTGAGCTGTAAATATCGCGATCGTTTCCGAGCACGCCTTTTTGCAGCGCTAGGCATGCAATTAGCACAGGCACGCCCCATCCAATAGCATGAAACATATAGAACATTATGTCAGCCAATTTGGGCTTTTTCCTCGCTATCGATATGTACAAAAAGACGGCCATAAATGTGGTCCAAAAGATGGAACACAGGTTAGCTGTAGTGTAGAGCAAACTCTGAGCTGTGCAGGCAGGAGAGTTGGTGTTTGGTGGTAAAAATGCACCAAACATAAAACTCAACACTACAACGCAATCAGCGCCGGAAATGTAGACAAGAATTTTTCTCGAGGTCGACTGCATGTCCTTCCACGCATAATATGTTACAATAATGACTATGGCCCCAAGAAGAGACAAAGCTGAGGTCAGAACCACCAAAGTGCGGTTCAAAGTTGTATTTCCAATGGCTCCAAAGCCCAGTGTAGTTGGTGTATCTACTGTTGGTGCTGTGACAGCCAACATGTTATCGATCCTCTAACGGAGCACTTCTAAACTCATCCTTTAAATCGCGATGTTGTGTGAAAAAAATCACGTGAGTCACACGAAGTCACGCAATACGGACAGTAACGGTACTTCAATTAACACGCGTTTGCATCACATATCACATGACGCTATGATTTAAGAGACTTTGTGTTAATAATAATCTAAATCCGTTAATACCCgagatctgattgctaattctcccctttagctgcagcgcatttccttgtaaatcagttacgaTAATTTCGTGTTAGATGAAAATAACCTGATTAATTTGAGTATtcccattacctgtttgctaaacAACGTATGGATGTTACAGGATGTGGCGCGCATATCAAGTCAATATTCAGAACATTTTAGTATGTGACGTATTATTTACATTTCTGAGCCATATTTTCTATTTCCTTTCcatatgtttttttatttggcttttatattttttttattacattccTGTTTATTTATGTACGTGGTAAgccaatttattttgttttcgttctctttgttgttatttgcgttctttatttttcatatctagtcctttttttttcgttccaaataggattTATTATTTACATTCTATTATTATTTACACACTTCAGCATGTGATCACATAGCAGTGATTTACTTTCCTGcctatttcagaaaaaaaaatgacctaTGAGACTTTAAGAGATAGCAACGAAATTGGCCTTTTCAACTTCGTAGAGTCCCTTTGTACCCTGTCAATAGGTATTCAGAATATGAACGCACAAGATATTTCCATTGATTACTTCAAAGATGCTAACTCGCGCCTAAAAGATGTAATTTTAACTTTACATTAGCTATTACACAGAGCGGAGAGCTTAAAAAACGTAATTGAAACGTGTGACATTGCTCAAATGTTGCGCCGAAAGCAAAAAAAAGTGCTTGACCGCCTTGAAAGTCGTACAAATGTCTGCAAATCAAAAGGATGGACGAATGATCAGAGGTTTGGCTTTTAAATTCGTTTGCCAAGTCTATTGATTCCCATCGAATCTTAGATGGAAGATGGAAAGTACGGTGAACCTAGATACAGAAAATTGCAAGATCGAGTCCGACAGCCCAGGGGAGTATTTTATTAATGATGACAACGTCGATTAAAAATGATTGACTTTGAGCTCACTTTATTTGATTTCCTCCCTTATATACAATTTTCGGTCATTTAACACAAATATACCCCGTGCATTGGCACTTAACGCTTAAAAGTTCACCTTTTTTTTGACAAACCACTGATACATGTGTCTCTTTGTAAGTACAACGTAAAATGGACATGAAAATTACATTACCTAAAAACGTCAATTTCTTGTCACTTAGTTACAAAATGGTTTCAAAATCTGATTGAGTTATGGTGTAATCTATTCAGTCAATTTTGATCCATTCTTCGCAAAACAGTTAGCGACAAGACGACGTTTCGGCTGATGACCAGTCGCTTTAACATATTCTCAGAATATAATATTGACTGTTTTCATTATATCACAACCTATATACACATGAAATGAGTGTCTTTActtgctaaaaaaaaaggattgctCCTCGTGAATGGGGGAGGGGAGTCTGGGAATGAGAATGTCCCCTATCCCGTTCTCCGTCTTCCCGCCCTTTTCTTTCCAGTCACCCTACCACTTGTTCAGATAATGATTAACCTATCTCATTTGGAGCATGGTTAGATTCCATCAAGTACCGCACTCCCCATTTCTCGCTTTTCATCGTAGGAAAtaatacagtaaaaaaataactgaGCTTGGAAACGAAGCAGCATGCTAAGAATAACAGCTTGTGATCACGATCTAAATCACATCCAGCTCTATCCTAATTCGAACCTAGCTTACATAGCATATGAACTTATTCAGTGTAAAACACCTTTTATGTGAAAATTAGTTAGATTCAAGCGCTCAAAATGTGTTGTGATTTCCTTTGAGAATTTCACACCATCACCGCATGAGGTCATAGAGACAAACCCTCCGTTCCTACCCAGGCTCCTACCGTGTTAATTTAGATGTATTCGACGTTAACAAACTTACAGTGTAATAGGAATATTTTGGACCGTAGAAATCGGATGTCTTAAATATCGCAGAGGTTTCTCCCGTGTCTGAATACTGTGGATAACGGCTGTTATTTGAGTATTCCACGTTTATACACTCTCCGGGAATGAATGTATATTTGTCTCGCAAACATGGGCAGTATTTGTGTGCTACTCTTCGCAAATTATTCTGGAATTTCGTGGtaaataaccaaaacaaaaggaaGTTGACGAAGCCTTGAGCACTGTTGCATACACCCTGAAATCAAATTATGATGATGTTTAATAATCGTCATTTCAAACGAAACTTCAGAAGGATGACATGGATTTAGCTACCACAGATTAACAAAGTAAtctggttttattaactgagttggtaagaggaggtagcgccgatacAGTTGTCAATGTATCGACCATTGAATTCAGGTTTGGGGCCGTTGTATTGACTGTATGGAATGGCGTAGCCGGGTCTTATTTTGGTACCCATTACTAcaccattagtttgtttgtaatacttgccaccgaatgaaaagTAATTGAGTGTTAGCACTAGTTCGGTTAGGCGGAGTAGTGTTTCCaagctaggttccttaacagtacgttgatcaaaaaaatgtttgaggctTAGGAGACCTTCGCCATTTGGAATGATTGTATGACGAGATGTAATATCCATggtgaaaaaaagtttgtcttggccaaggaaattaaagtcgcaaaaattttcaagtgcgtgttggctgtcttTAATGTATGATGGTAAAGTTTCGACGATAGGAGCCAtgattttgtctaaatagctggaaacaAGACCGGTTGGGACAACTGCAGACAGAGACGATGGGTtctgggttgttaggtttgtggactttgggtaaaaagtaaatacacgaagttctaggagAGGTGATGGTGATATTTTTTgcagtggccggcaattcttATTTAGTCATAAGATCGTTAATCGTGTTTTTTTTGGCAGAGGTCGGCCTGCCAAACAACAACTGTGTCGCCTTTGTCGGCCGCTTTAATAACAAAGTGTTTGcgtttttttgtactttttagTGCCGTTCATTCTTCCCATGAAAGGTTGGAAATTTTGGTGTTatgattgaatttaagtttgttgatacCGTGACGTTATTTGTAGATGACAAAATCTAAAGATGCGAACTGGCCCTCTGAAGGAGTCCATTTAGACTTTTGAATCTGAAGTGTTTCGAAGTATTTTTGTTTGAggtgttagaatcatcctctttgtcgtgaaaaaaggcttttaatTGAACGCCGCAAAAGCATTTTAAACGTCTTGCTATCTGAAAATTCGTCGATTTTTCGGAAATGCGAGCAAAATTTAAGCCCTTACTGAGAACGGATTTTTCTGAGTGGGAAAGTGGAAGATTTATTGGAATGGTAACTACGGTTTTGAGGCTTTCAGGCAATGAGTCACCAGTAATTTAAGAACCGATAAGTATCAGAGAGTAAGTTGGCCAATTTAATCATTTGATTCCAATTTATGATTTCTCAGTCAATAAATCATTGTATGACGCAATTCCAGAATTTTGATTGGCTGGCAACCATGGTCTTCTGCCCATTATACTGTGATGTAAATACGAGGGTTTATTTCCAACACCTAAGACTCTTTTAGCCTGCGAGTAGAAGCTAATAGTAGCGTTTCTGCGCGAGCGTTTCTTCACGCTCAGGAAATAATAGAGATCTAGCACTGCGTTTACGTGAAACGGAAAACGACAGCTTGTCTTTTCACGTTTCACGTAAAACAACGCGAACCTAGCCGCTTTAGCTACGCGTGAGCTCACTTCACATAGAGTTTCGACGAAGCTGTCTCATGAGTCAAAGTGAGTTCTTACAGCTGTCTGCTGACAAAAAATGTGGCATCTGAATAATTTTAAACCTGAAACTTCATCTGCCATTGTATGACTTATAAGAAATagttttggagaatttttttcgGAAACAAACTTCTACTCTGTGAGAGAAAATTGGAGGAAAATCTTATGTACACAGCAAACGCGAAGCAGCTTACTTTCACGAAGAAACGGCACAGCGCATACGGCAAACGTGAAAAAAAGCGGGAACATTGTGGTCACGTGGTCACTCTTGCCGTTCACGTTTCACGTAAACGAGGTACCAAATCTCTCTAATGAGATAGGCAACACAAGCAGGCCAGAGGTCCGCAGGGGGGTCTAACACTTATTAGTGCTACacccccggcaaacctctcTCCAATTCGTCTCAtatcttcccgcgggcggagaaacgcgcgtcctgcagcgcttTTAATGAAGCCTACTTGCAGGCTAATACTCCTTCTACTCATATCAACGCACAAACAGAAATACAACATACTTACctgtaaataaatcaaaatttccTGAGCATCAAGTAATGATTGCGATTGCTGTGCAGATGAAACCAGGTAAATACAGAAGCGAATCATGCTCCAGGAtcgtaaaaatagaaaaattacaGGAACAAGTGTTAACTGTTTATCAGCCTTTCTCGCTTCTTCCTTGACGCGGCATGGAACCATTTTCACCTGGTAAAACAAGCATAAAAAACGTGTTTAATGTATGCTAGGTGCGCTAAACAAATGACTAACGTGAAGTtgttattttcactactacgATTATTTTCACCAAAAGAAAGGACACTACTAGCAATAGATGGTGTGACGAAGTCACGTCACATACTAATCACGTACTCATTGCGTACTTGTCACGCACTTGCACAGCGAATGGAATAGCGTATGGTGCAATATCAGTTGATGACGAAGAAAGACAAGAGCTGCTATAAATTTGCTACAGCCAAACATAccgaattattattattaaccgAAAAAAATGTAACCTGATATCTGTTATCATTTAGGGCCATCATACTTTACTTTCAGTTCACGGCAACCCTTCAACTCAAAACACTGACCAAGAAAAACCTCGACTTACATAAACACtaccctttaactaccaagctctgattgttaactctccccaATAGCTGCCAGACATgtccttgcaaattagttacgagaattcgGTGCTGAGTCaagacaacttctacctgataagtttgagtattctcctAACgtgtttgctagataatgtaatCTTAGTACAGGTTTATTCGCCTTTTGTAACAAATTACAGGTATTATTATATGCAGATAGATATTAATAAATAAGACAAAAGATCACGCAAGCTCTTCTACGCTTTTCGAAAGATTCCCGCAGTAATATTTCTATTTAGTTAATACACGTTCAAAGTTTTAGTTTTGTCCATAATAATACTtgcagggagaagttatatgtatTAATCACTTCCGAGATTTCAAGGTTTATGAAGAAAGGTATTGGGAAGTATTGCCtgattcaacaccaaattctacTGCTACAGGCAAACAGGAAGGCGAATTGATATTGATACTTcgggagtgaaatggtttacTGTACAACTGTGATGTAGACGATCAGCTGATCTTGGAGAGATATACTCAGTATCATAACAATCATCGCGATTGTATTGATGCATGCATTGATTACGATTGACACAGATACGGTTAATAAGTTTGTTGTTTACCTCTGTGCGGAGATGACACTTCAGCAAGCCatagaaaatcaaaataagtaTGAATACAGCTATCTCCCAAAATTTTCCTGTTACCAACATCCATATCACATCATCGTTGCTATTGTCCTGTACTCGGATCCAACACCAACCAGAGCTGTAGATATCTCGGTCATTTCCAAGGGCGCCCTTCTCCCAAGCTAGCACTACAATAAACAGTGGGAAACCCCAACCAATTATGtggaaaaaccaaagaaaattcTTTGCAGGAGTTAGTCTCGCTACTGCTGCGTACAAATATATGGACAAGAAGAGAGTCCAAAAGAAGGAACATAGATTCGCAGCGGTGGAGAAAAAACTCTGAGTGACACAGGCGGTGGAGTTTGCGTTGTCTGGTAGCAGTACTCCGATCATGTAACTTGCAGCTACAACACTGTCAGCGATGGAGATGTACACCAGGATTTGTCTCGAACCCGACCTCACGTCCTTCCAGGCAATATACGTCACGATGATTAACAAGGCTCCGAGAAGCGACAAAGAGCATGTGATAGTCACTAAAGTTCGGTTGAGAAGGGAACTTCCAATATCTTCAAAATTCAATACCGTGGTTGGCGTTTGAAATGTCGGCGACGCTGCCATGTTTCTTTACTACGTCGTCTACCGAAAGgtgctttaaaattttgatataaatagCCTTTGTATGACGGGAATCACGCGCTACCAACGTGACCTCTAAGACAACGGTGGGCTTGAAAGTGCTAACTCTCCCCTGGAGAGTGAGAGGAACCTATTTTTACCACCAAAAATTAGGCTGACTTCAGGTTGGTTAGTTTTGATAGTAAAGCAGACAGTGGTACCATCAGTTGCCGATTTTCAGATGTTAGCAAGGTTACAAACAGCTTACTATTTTGTTATTTGACGTAAGAACCGGAAGTGGCACCCGCCAGCTTATTACACACTAAATATGGCAATGTAATATTATACAATGAGGTCATTTCTACAGCGATTCAAGTAGTTTCCCTAATTCGGTTGTTCTcccgtttgtttgtttgtctgcttGCTTTCCTGTTTGTTtgcctgtttgttttgttgttgttgttgttgttgttgttgttgtttctttgcTTGTGTGGTGCTAAAGTTTCAGGGCTGACAAGCGAACGTTTTTCAAGAAACTTGTACGAATTTAGAACTGAGTCATGTAAAATATATAGAATATTACTTTGGAGCATGTGAAAGATTTCACAATAATGTAAACATAGCCTACGCGTAGCCAtatcctccccccccctcccccaaagcGAAAcccttccgtttcaccttgggggtAGGGAAGGGTCCGCCTAACGTTGTCTAATATAAAGAACGACCGCAGTTTTCAACAGATGTTATTAAAGTACACggggttttttaaaaatttgactcGAGAACCTAAAATTGggaaacataaaattcaatttaaaaatttagtcATGTCTATATTGTGCAACAGAATAGGTTGTCATTTTAAGGTATACCACGACTGCGAGCAAATTACTATTTACGCtaagtggaaaaaaattaaaacaaggtaaaaaaaaaaacgttggaTGTAATGTGAGGTTTGAATTGCGTGGACTCATTTGAGTATTGAAGTTGTATTAATTGGCAGGTCATGACAAGTCTTAATGACcaactgtttttcattttcaccgtGTTACGAAATGTGAAGTGGTGATCcccaaaaattaaagtttaaaaaggAGATAGTGTGCGTTGCATTTCGATCGCGGGTTGACCAACG containing:
- the LOC131793587 gene encoding G-protein coupled receptor 157, which gives rise to MLAVTAPTVDTPTTLGFGAIGNTTLNRTLVVLTSALSLLGAIVIIVTYYAWKDMQSTSRKILVYISGADCVVVLSFMFGAFLPPNTNSPACTAQSLLYTTANLCSIFWTTFMAVFLYISIARKKPKLADIMFYMFHAIGWGVPVLIACLALQKGVLGNDRDIYSSAWCWIKVQDSGKNVEDNYIMWMLVTGKAWEVLVFILILIFYGLLKCHLRQEVYINERNPIARRSLEAAKRFDKKLTLVPVIFLCLRSWGMMRFAIYSSSSVHESKPVRNAQEVLIYFQGVFESAQGLTNFLMFCLFTKKFQVNMKRTIHRYCNISYCPVDLDIQNTDDSQIEPPSSEENESSSIFGTSDFGPKYSYHTVSQLNSKSNT
- the LOC131793588 gene encoding G-protein coupled receptor 157-like, giving the protein MAASPTFQTPTTVLNFEDIGSSLLNRTLVTITCSLSLLGALLIIVTYIAWKDVRSGSRQILVYISIADSVVAASYMIGVLLPDNANSTACVTQSFFSTAANLCSFFWTLFLSIYLYAAVARLTPAKNFLWFFHIIGWGFPLFIVVLAWEKGALGNDRDIYSSGWCWIRVQDNSNDDVIWMLVTGKFWEIAVFILILIFYGLLKCHLRTEVKMVPCRVKEEARKADKQLTLVPVIFLFLRSWSMIRFCIYLVSSAQQSQSLLDAQEILIYLQGVCNSAQGFVNFLLFWLFTTKFQNNLRRVAHKYCPCLRDKYTFIPGECINVEYSNNSRYPQYSDTGETSAIFKTSDFYGPKYSYYTVSLLTSNTSKLTR